The following proteins are encoded in a genomic region of Paenibacillus sp. FSL R7-0273:
- a CDS encoding ABC transporter permease: MNSLLDVIFTTDFAFSLLRVTTPILFAALGALISNRAGIINIGMEGIMLVSALAGVIVSAYTQSAWVGLLGAVMSGTLIAGVLAFFTLKFKTHIILGGVAINMFASGGTVFILYLLSGDKGSSTSLASKVLPNVQIPLLKDIPVLGPILSGHHILTYVSILAVLVVYYLLNRTPLGLRIRSVGENPHAAQSVGVSVVRIQYTALLLSGFFASLGGAYMSMGYLSLFTRDMIAGRGWIAIAAESMGRSTTIGTALTSLLFGAADALSNALQVLKIPAELIATLPYVATVIGLVIYAVSETRKKNKKVKAPVVK, translated from the coding sequence ATGAACAGTCTGCTGGATGTTATTTTTACGACGGACTTTGCCTTCTCGCTGCTGCGTGTAACCACACCTATTCTGTTCGCTGCACTGGGGGCGCTGATTTCCAACCGGGCCGGCATTATTAATATCGGGATGGAAGGGATCATGCTGGTGTCGGCCCTGGCCGGGGTCATTGTCAGCGCGTATACCCAGAGTGCCTGGGTTGGACTGCTTGGCGCGGTGATGTCGGGAACACTGATTGCCGGCGTGCTGGCCTTTTTTACCCTGAAATTTAAGACGCATATTATTCTCGGCGGGGTTGCAATCAACATGTTCGCCTCAGGCGGTACAGTGTTCATCCTGTATCTGCTTAGCGGAGACAAGGGGTCCTCGACCTCTCTGGCCAGTAAAGTGCTGCCAAATGTGCAGATTCCGCTGCTGAAGGATATTCCGGTGCTTGGGCCTATTCTGTCAGGGCACCACATTCTGACCTACGTCTCCATTCTGGCTGTACTGGTCGTGTATTATCTGCTGAACCGCACACCGCTTGGACTGCGTATCCGTTCAGTCGGCGAGAACCCGCATGCCGCCCAGTCGGTCGGGGTCAGTGTAGTCCGGATTCAGTATACTGCGCTGCTGCTCAGCGGATTTTTTGCCAGCCTGGGCGGAGCTTACATGTCTATGGGCTATCTGTCACTGTTCACGCGTGATATGATCGCCGGCCGGGGCTGGATCGCGATTGCCGCAGAATCCATGGGCCGCAGCACAACGATCGGGACGGCGCTGACCTCGCTGCTGTTCGGAGCAGCCGATGCATTGTCCAATGCGCTTCAGGTGCTGAAAATTCCGGCTGAGCTGATCGCTACGCTGCCTTATGTGGCAACTGTGATCGGTCTGGTCATCTATGCGGTCTCAGAGACCCGGAAGAAGAACAAGAAGGTTAAAGCTCCTGTGGTGAAGTAG
- a CDS encoding ABC transporter permease, with product MFKVKYFEVIRTAAVILIALAIAFIIISLVSDQPLKTIGIFLWEPISTKGHIGNVIEMAIPLMFTGLAVSLLFRANMFNLGAEGIFYFSGVVASVLAIHLSLNSWFHPIVAIAAGSIVGALLSAIPGILKAKWNANELVTSLMFNNILFGIGLYLLNYHLRDAKAFANVSYKFQETAQLSKIFTGTRIHTGLIIVLVMIVLAHLFLYRTKWGYELRMTGVNRDFARYSGMKTAKVIILVHLIAGFIAGMGGSVEVLGMYNRFQWASLPGYGLDGALVAMLAKNNPISVIGSALFLAYIRIGADMMARLSDVPSEMISIIQAVIILLISAEQFLKFWKNRMLLKEAKANA from the coding sequence ATGTTTAAAGTCAAATATTTTGAGGTGATCCGGACGGCGGCGGTCATACTGATTGCGCTGGCCATCGCCTTTATCATTATTTCGCTCGTCAGCGACCAGCCGCTTAAGACCATAGGTATTTTTCTGTGGGAGCCTATTTCCACCAAGGGGCATATCGGCAACGTGATCGAAATGGCCATTCCGCTGATGTTCACCGGTCTTGCCGTGTCCCTGCTGTTCCGGGCGAATATGTTCAACCTCGGGGCAGAAGGTATCTTCTATTTCTCCGGCGTAGTGGCTTCTGTACTGGCCATCCACCTGAGCCTGAACAGCTGGTTTCATCCAATCGTAGCGATTGCGGCAGGTTCAATTGTCGGAGCGCTGCTGTCGGCGATCCCGGGTATTCTCAAAGCCAAGTGGAACGCCAACGAGCTGGTCACTTCACTGATGTTCAACAATATTTTGTTCGGAATCGGACTCTATCTGCTTAACTATCATCTGCGCGATGCAAAGGCTTTTGCCAATGTATCCTACAAGTTTCAAGAGACAGCCCAGCTGAGCAAAATCTTCACCGGCACACGCATCCACACCGGTCTGATTATTGTACTGGTAATGATCGTTCTGGCCCACCTGTTCCTGTACCGGACCAAATGGGGCTATGAGCTGCGGATGACCGGTGTGAACCGTGATTTTGCCCGCTACTCGGGTATGAAGACTGCAAAAGTAATCATTCTGGTCCATCTGATTGCCGGCTTTATCGCCGGAATGGGCGGATCAGTCGAAGTATTGGGAATGTACAACCGGTTCCAGTGGGCATCTCTGCCCGGGTACGGTCTTGACGGTGCACTGGTGGCGATGCTGGCCAAAAACAATCCGATATCCGTTATCGGCTCAGCCCTGTTCCTGGCTTACATCCGCATCGGCGCCGATATGATGGCCCGTCTGTCGGATGTGCCCTCCGAGATGATCTCGATCATCCAGGCGGTTATTATCCTGCTGATCTCCGCTGAGCAATTCCTGAAATTCTGGAAAAACCGGATGCTGCTGAAGGAGGCGAAAGCAAACGCATGA
- a CDS encoding ABC transporter ATP-binding protein, with the protein MEQALLEMRGITKVYPNGVVANKDVHFSLREGEIHAIAGENGAGKSTLMKIMFGMEEPSEGDISIRGEKVKLQSPQDAIDRGIGMVHQHFMLVPSFTVAENMVLGMEPRKGVGFNYNEAVRLTEETARKYNLTVNPKAKVEDLTVGMKQKVEILKALVRGAKILILDEPTAVLTPQETEELFVELQHLKEQGHTIVFISHKLKEVKAICDRITIMRGGRSEGVFQTKDVSEQEISRLMVGRDVVLKYDKDNVPFGKPVLSVSNLAVHDSQGKALLEQVSFAVREGQIVGIAGVEGNGQNQLVEALTGGLHAVSSSGAVKVNDTDILAADILRIRSLGVSYIPEDRMRQGAAGDASISDNLISTRYRSRDMNKGPLLNGKRIAALAASLVEEFKVRCSGPQQPIGMLSGGNMQKVVVARECSTSPQLLIAEQPTRGVDIGAAQFIHQKLLELRSAGSGIVLLSADLNEILELSDSLLVMYEGQIVAYFENPSKVSEEELGLYMLGINRQDKQQIGRAVSHV; encoded by the coding sequence GTGGAACAAGCGCTGCTGGAAATGCGGGGCATAACCAAGGTATATCCCAATGGTGTCGTTGCCAACAAGGATGTCCACTTTAGCCTGCGTGAAGGAGAAATTCATGCCATCGCGGGAGAGAACGGGGCGGGCAAATCGACCCTGATGAAGATCATGTTCGGGATGGAGGAGCCGAGTGAAGGCGACATCAGCATCCGCGGGGAAAAGGTAAAGCTGCAGTCCCCGCAGGATGCAATTGACCGGGGCATCGGCATGGTCCATCAGCATTTCATGCTGGTGCCTTCCTTTACGGTGGCTGAGAACATGGTGCTTGGCATGGAGCCGCGCAAGGGAGTGGGCTTCAATTACAATGAAGCAGTCCGCCTGACAGAAGAAACGGCGCGTAAGTATAATCTCACTGTAAATCCCAAGGCAAAGGTCGAGGACCTTACCGTCGGGATGAAGCAGAAGGTGGAAATCCTGAAGGCGCTGGTACGCGGTGCCAAAATCCTGATCCTGGACGAGCCGACCGCCGTGCTGACTCCGCAGGAGACAGAGGAGCTGTTCGTTGAGCTCCAGCATCTGAAGGAGCAGGGGCACACGATTGTGTTCATCTCCCACAAGCTGAAGGAAGTCAAAGCCATCTGCGACCGGATTACGATTATGCGCGGCGGCCGCAGCGAAGGGGTGTTCCAGACCAAGGATGTAAGTGAGCAGGAGATTTCACGGCTGATGGTCGGCCGGGACGTTGTGCTGAAATACGATAAAGATAATGTACCTTTCGGCAAGCCGGTATTGTCCGTAAGCAATCTGGCCGTCCACGACAGCCAGGGCAAGGCACTGCTGGAGCAGGTCAGCTTCGCAGTCCGTGAAGGCCAGATCGTCGGAATTGCCGGTGTTGAGGGCAACGGCCAGAATCAGCTGGTCGAGGCGCTTACCGGCGGCTTGCATGCCGTATCCAGCAGTGGAGCGGTAAAGGTTAACGATACGGATATTCTGGCAGCTGATATTCTCCGCATCCGCAGCCTGGGTGTATCTTATATCCCGGAGGACCGGATGCGTCAGGGCGCAGCCGGCGATGCCAGCATTTCCGATAATCTAATCTCCACCCGTTACCGTTCCAGGGATATGAACAAGGGACCGCTGCTTAACGGTAAGCGGATTGCTGCCCTTGCCGCATCGCTGGTAGAGGAATTCAAAGTGCGGTGCTCAGGCCCGCAGCAGCCGATCGGCATGCTCTCCGGAGGTAACATGCAGAAGGTGGTCGTGGCCCGGGAATGCTCCACCAGCCCGCAGCTGCTGATTGCCGAGCAGCCGACCCGGGGCGTGGATATCGGTGCAGCCCAGTTCATTCACCAGAAGCTGCTGGAGCTGCGCTCCGCCGGCAGCGGTATCGTACTCCTGTCCGCAGATCTGAACGAAATTCTGGAGCTGAGCGACAGCCTCCTTGTTATGTATGAAGGACAGATCGTAGCCTACTTTGAGAATCCGTCCAAGGTAAGTGAAGAAGAGCTCGGTTTATATATGCTGGGTATTAACAGGCAGGACAAGCAGCAGATCGGGAGGGCCGTAAGCCATGTTTAA
- a CDS encoding BMP family ABC transporter substrate-binding protein yields MKKNVLTLLLLMVMVLVTACGNNTANNGNAADTGSNAADSTNAGAGDKLKVVLLIPGTLGDKSFFDAANNGLQKVKTELGAETKVIEMGTDKTKWEPSFNDIAAEDWDVVISGGSEITEMFNMTAEANPDKKFINYDTDIEEAPANMYNMSYSTNEVSFLAGATAALATQSDMPNANPDNVIGFVGGMDIPGINAFLVGYIQGAQYVDPDVKVAVSYAGDFVNPAKGKELSLIQYNSGVDIIFNVAGGTGLGIFDAAKEKTKYAIGVDSDQALLLKDTDSEKANLIITSAIKKIDSAILGAVTKLQDGTLEMGKRDVLGFVEDGVGIAENDIYTSVFPADLQAKVEEVKQKLINKEITVDNAMGMETSEVEAIRNAVKP; encoded by the coding sequence ATGAAAAAGAATGTTCTTACATTATTGCTGCTTATGGTAATGGTACTCGTCACTGCTTGCGGAAACAACACAGCTAACAATGGAAACGCGGCGGATACCGGCAGCAATGCAGCAGACAGCACAAACGCCGGTGCAGGCGACAAGCTGAAGGTTGTACTGCTGATTCCGGGAACGCTTGGAGATAAATCCTTCTTCGATGCTGCCAACAACGGCCTGCAGAAAGTGAAGACAGAGCTGGGCGCGGAGACCAAAGTAATCGAGATGGGCACTGACAAAACCAAATGGGAGCCTAGCTTCAACGATATCGCTGCTGAAGACTGGGATGTTGTGATCTCCGGCGGATCGGAAATTACTGAAATGTTCAATATGACCGCAGAAGCGAATCCGGATAAAAAGTTCATCAACTACGATACAGACATCGAAGAAGCACCAGCTAATATGTATAACATGTCTTACTCCACTAATGAAGTCTCCTTCCTGGCCGGCGCAACTGCAGCACTGGCTACACAATCGGATATGCCGAATGCGAATCCGGATAATGTGATCGGCTTTGTCGGCGGTATGGATATCCCTGGTATCAACGCGTTCCTGGTCGGCTACATTCAGGGTGCGCAATATGTTGATCCTGATGTAAAAGTGGCCGTGTCCTACGCGGGCGATTTCGTTAACCCTGCCAAAGGCAAGGAATTGTCGCTGATTCAGTACAACTCCGGAGTGGACATTATTTTTAACGTAGCCGGCGGTACAGGCCTTGGTATCTTCGATGCTGCAAAAGAAAAGACAAAGTATGCCATCGGCGTCGATTCCGACCAGGCACTGCTGCTTAAAGATACAGACAGTGAAAAAGCAAACCTGATCATCACCTCTGCAATCAAAAAAATCGACAGTGCCATTCTGGGCGCTGTGACTAAGCTCCAGGACGGTACACTTGAAATGGGCAAACGCGATGTCCTCGGCTTTGTTGAAGACGGCGTAGGCATTGCCGAAAATGACATCTACACCAGCGTATTCCCTGCAGATCTGCAGGCCAAGGTTGAAGAAGTGAAGCAGAAGCTGATCAACAAGGAAATCACAGTAGACAACGCAATGGGCATGGAAACTTCAGAGGTTGAAGCGATCCGTAATGCTGTTAAGCCTTAA
- a CDS encoding AraC family transcriptional regulator, which yields MDRVLYIVNAEHEADTHIPRHQHECFELVYYIHGLGTCSIGQRSYHFRPHSFALIPPNFKHDENHQPRSEVLFVGFHCENPAISTLSGVFEDDKEHTVLQTLVRMNGEFKRKREGFSELLNLQMSEITVHLQRLLGGSGFQSPVQDQMQYVLNYMEEHYRHKLSVQSLAEMSGYSYDRFRHLFKERFGESPHRYLLLKRINYAKSLLLHTQMHISEVSATAGFVNDAQFCNMFKREVGLSPRTFRVRSKVI from the coding sequence ATGGATCGAGTCCTATATATTGTAAATGCTGAGCATGAAGCGGACACCCATATCCCGCGCCATCAGCATGAATGCTTCGAGCTGGTTTATTACATTCACGGGCTCGGCACCTGCAGCATCGGGCAGCGCAGCTATCACTTCCGGCCGCACTCCTTTGCGCTGATCCCGCCTAATTTTAAGCATGATGAGAATCACCAGCCCCGCTCCGAGGTGCTGTTCGTCGGCTTCCATTGCGAGAACCCGGCAATCAGTACATTGTCCGGCGTATTTGAAGATGACAAGGAGCATACCGTGCTGCAGACGCTGGTGCGGATGAACGGGGAATTCAAGCGCAAGCGTGAGGGCTTCTCCGAGCTTTTAAATTTGCAGATGAGCGAAATTACGGTACACCTGCAGCGGCTGCTGGGCGGCTCCGGCTTCCAGTCCCCGGTACAGGACCAGATGCAGTATGTTCTCAACTATATGGAGGAGCATTACCGTCATAAGCTGTCAGTCCAGTCACTGGCGGAGATGTCCGGGTACAGCTACGACCGGTTCCGGCATTTGTTTAAGGAGCGCTTTGGCGAGTCGCCCCACCGTTATCTTTTACTAAAACGCATCAATTATGCCAAATCCCTCCTGCTGCATACCCAGATGCATATTTCCGAGGTATCTGCCACAGCCGGATTCGTGAATGACGCGCAGTTCTGCAATATGTTCAAAAGAGAGGTTGGACTCTCGCCCCGGACCTTCCGCGTTCGCAGTAAAGTTATATAA
- a CDS encoding Na-translocating system protein MpsC family protein gives MNVSLLLSSNEYKKKLSRCYNEVHKELYGVGVTQLRLEAANDTMIMFLVKHQRVAALRALEEHYPELKQSVDAALHQEFKRRIQKKLTEELELPVAGVLRDYDPQTAWACTVVICDTGAEQ, from the coding sequence TTGAACGTCTCTCTGCTGCTCTCCTCCAATGAATATAAGAAGAAGCTGTCCCGCTGCTATAACGAGGTCCATAAGGAGCTGTACGGCGTCGGGGTAACCCAGCTCCGGCTGGAGGCTGCCAACGATACGATGATCATGTTCCTCGTGAAGCATCAGCGGGTTGCCGCCTTGCGCGCCCTGGAGGAGCATTATCCCGAGCTTAAGCAGTCCGTGGATGCTGCGCTGCACCAGGAATTCAAACGGCGCATCCAGAAGAAGCTGACTGAAGAGCTTGAGCTGCCGGTTGCGGGCGTACTCAGGGATTACGATCCCCAGACTGCCTGGGCCTGTACTGTTGTAATCTGTGATACCGGGGCTGAACAATGA
- a CDS encoding UbiX family flavin prenyltransferase, giving the protein MRIVVAITGASGSIYGYSLIRSLHQLGVEVYIIATGAGENVLGYECGIKLQELEQYGTVLSNTDLFAPVASGSFKTDGMVIIPCSMNTLGAIANGMGDTLLNRAASVVLKERRRLVIVPRETPLHLIHLENMLRLARAGADIVPASPGFYNHPTEIWELVNFMNARVLDAFGIEHPLMKRWGES; this is encoded by the coding sequence ATGCGAATTGTAGTAGCTATCACGGGAGCCAGCGGCTCCATCTACGGATATTCCCTGATCCGCAGCCTGCACCAGCTTGGTGTGGAGGTCTATATCATCGCTACCGGTGCCGGGGAAAATGTGCTCGGTTACGAATGCGGTATCAAGCTGCAGGAGCTGGAGCAGTACGGAACGGTGCTGTCTAACACAGACCTGTTCGCTCCCGTAGCCAGCGGTTCATTCAAAACGGACGGGATGGTCATCATCCCCTGCTCGATGAATACGCTTGGCGCGATCGCGAACGGCATGGGTGACACCCTGCTGAACCGGGCTGCCAGCGTCGTACTGAAGGAACGGCGCCGTCTGGTCATCGTCCCGCGTGAGACACCGCTGCATCTGATCCATCTGGAGAATATGCTGCGGCTGGCCCGGGCGGGTGCAGACATTGTGCCCGCCTCTCCCGGCTTCTATAATCACCCGACCGAAATCTGGGAGCTGGTCAATTTTATGAATGCCAGGGTGCTGGATGCGTTCGGCATTGAGCACCCGCTGATGAAAAGATGGGGGGAAAGCTAA
- a CDS encoding UbiD family decarboxylase: protein MAAVNIRQLLHRWEPGGELLRIRREVDPRFELGAVAKAVRGRQPLLFEKVKGYTGPMAVGLGGSKELIADSMDMAPEELLPRLIAAIVQPTPTRLVQQAPVQEQVITSRISLKELFPVCTYHAEDSGAYYVSGVMVVKGEDGRKLYTSIRRMQLLDGNRTGILISSPELFQQYRDSEARGEPLECAFMFGVVPAVVLASQISTHLFHTDKLEVASTLLGQPLEIVRCRTVDLEVLAEAEVVFEGRILPGVRQPEGPFGELGGYYGLRTEQPVVEISAVTHRSGPIWQTILPASYEEKLPMAIAREVALLGSVRQVVPGVQAVHITMGGVGRYHAVLQIRKVQEGDGKTALLAAFAGDKDLKHAVVVDEDVNLLEPLDVEWAIATRVQADLDLFIVPGAKGSPLEPSHNLRGVSAKMGIDATCPLAHREQYRRTHIPGQDEIRLADYL from the coding sequence ATGGCAGCCGTCAATATCAGGCAACTGCTTCACCGCTGGGAGCCTGGCGGAGAGCTGCTGCGGATCCGCCGCGAGGTTGACCCACGCTTCGAGCTTGGCGCTGTGGCCAAGGCTGTCCGCGGCAGGCAGCCGCTGCTGTTCGAGAAGGTCAAAGGCTACACCGGACCGATGGCCGTTGGCCTCGGCGGCTCCAAGGAGCTGATTGCTGACAGCATGGATATGGCTCCGGAGGAGCTGCTGCCCAGGCTGATAGCTGCGATCGTCCAGCCTACACCAACCCGGCTGGTGCAGCAGGCTCCGGTGCAGGAGCAGGTCATCACCAGCCGGATCAGTCTGAAGGAGCTTTTCCCGGTCTGTACGTACCATGCGGAGGACAGCGGCGCTTATTACGTCTCCGGCGTAATGGTCGTCAAGGGCGAGGACGGCCGCAAGCTTTACACCTCCATCCGGCGGATGCAGCTGCTGGACGGGAACCGGACCGGCATCCTGATCTCATCGCCGGAGCTGTTCCAGCAGTATAGGGATTCCGAGGCGCGCGGCGAGCCGCTGGAGTGTGCCTTTATGTTCGGGGTGGTCCCGGCAGTGGTGCTGGCTTCGCAGATCAGCACCCATCTCTTCCACACCGACAAGCTGGAGGTGGCCTCCACCCTGCTCGGCCAGCCGCTGGAGATCGTCCGGTGCCGGACGGTCGATCTGGAGGTGCTGGCGGAGGCCGAGGTTGTGTTCGAGGGCCGGATTTTGCCCGGGGTGCGTCAGCCGGAGGGTCCGTTCGGCGAGCTGGGCGGCTATTACGGGCTGCGGACAGAGCAGCCGGTGGTCGAAATCTCGGCCGTCACCCACCGCAGCGGGCCTATCTGGCAGACCATTCTGCCGGCCAGCTATGAGGAGAAGCTGCCGATGGCTATCGCCCGGGAGGTCGCATTGCTCGGCTCGGTCCGCCAGGTCGTGCCGGGGGTGCAGGCCGTGCACATCACCATGGGCGGAGTCGGACGCTATCATGCCGTCCTCCAGATCCGCAAGGTTCAGGAGGGCGACGGGAAAACAGCGCTGCTGGCCGCTTTTGCCGGGGATAAGGATCTCAAGCATGCCGTGGTGGTCGATGAGGATGTCAATCTGCTGGAACCGCTCGATGTCGAGTGGGCCATCGCCACCCGGGTACAGGCCGACCTCGACCTGTTCATTGTGCCGGGAGCCAAAGGCTCACCGCTCGAGCCCTCGCACAATCTGCGCGGCGTATCCGCCAAAATGGGCATCGACGCCACCTGCCCCCTCGCCCACCGGGAACAATACCGGAGAACCCATATTCCGGGGCAGGATGAAATCCGGCTGGCGGATTATTTGTAG